From candidate division KSB1 bacterium, the proteins below share one genomic window:
- a CDS encoding DUF1566 domain-containing protein, protein MKRQKRIFKNYAVINCADFSDWRLPTLAEAMTLMEPVKKNEGLFIDSIFDPQQRWIWTSDKQSASGAWVVDFNFGGCTNYPLDDGNDVRAVR, encoded by the coding sequence ATGAAAAGGCAGAAGCGTATATTCAAAAATTACGCCGTGATAAATTGTGCCGATTTTAGTGATTGGCGTTTGCCGACATTGGCAGAAGCGATGACGCTTATGGAGCCAGTAAAGAAAAATGAGGGTCTATTTATTGATTCAATTTTTGATCCACAACAGAGATGGATTTGGACTTCGGATAAACAAAGCGCCTCGGGTGCATGGGTAGTCGATTTCAATTTTGGCGGCTGCACCAACTACCCTCTCGACGACGGGAACGACGTTCGAGCGGTTCGCTGA
- a CDS encoding TonB-dependent receptor — protein MRRSIFIFLLFLLPCLLTAQNQKGTITGTVTDIANGRPLQGANIALQNISLGTISGEDGKFEISNLTFGQYILDVSFVGYRTEQRSLPLNQNTIEVNFALTSVILPGHEVVVTAIRATEGETPAAFSTLTREDIEKNYHTQDIPVLLSQLPSTTFYSEGGSGIGYNYLSIRGFDQRRISVMINGIPQNDPEDHNVYWIDFPNFLDNVEDIQVQRGAGSAFYGPPAIGGSVNITTTRFSPERKISFYAGSGSYDTQKYSLAYNSGLLKNQYILNARVSQIKTDGYRNQSWVNFKSYFFGAARFGKRSTMRLHVYGGPIADHLVFFGISKNAANNKESRKENPIVRPDEIENFNQPHAEFFHQYQVNENLTLNNTLFGIRGYGFFDYDGSWAPASYFRLTPEFGFADKGDPENIYVDDLLIRAYVDNKQIGWLPNLTWQHKKATVVLGSEIRIHRSLHWGRIQKGSTELPPAVSGEFSGHNYIGSRRYYEYKGGKDILSPYIHSGYKFNDKIYGSFDLQFSHLRYKLYDENFIGTEFEQVYNFLNPRIGFNVHLNSRTNLFVSYSRTSRDPRLKNLYDAAEASTPASWGAVVPRFERFPNGAFNFDEPLVKPESLNDFEVGMGYRNENIFADVNLYFMDFKDEIISKGQLDRFGQPITGNAERTLHLGIEMNGGMNLTEKITVGGNISLSNNELKKYTVFSGNGSPTVLNGNPIAGFPDFLANAMINYSNKGFNASLTLKHVGKQYPDNFKNEENPVDEYTV, from the coding sequence ATGAGAAGATCCATATTCATTTTTTTACTGTTTTTATTGCCATGTCTTCTAACCGCACAGAACCAAAAAGGAACGATTACAGGTACTGTAACCGATATTGCAAATGGCCGGCCGCTACAAGGGGCAAACATAGCTTTGCAAAACATTAGCCTGGGAACCATATCCGGGGAAGATGGAAAATTTGAAATTTCAAACCTCACCTTCGGCCAATATATCCTGGATGTGAGTTTTGTCGGTTATCGAACCGAACAAAGATCGCTACCTTTAAATCAAAATACAATAGAAGTAAACTTTGCATTAACTTCCGTAATCCTGCCGGGACATGAGGTTGTCGTTACGGCAATTCGGGCGACAGAAGGCGAAACGCCGGCAGCGTTTAGTACCTTAACCCGGGAAGATATCGAAAAAAACTATCACACCCAGGATATCCCGGTTTTGCTAAGCCAACTGCCCTCGACCACTTTTTACTCCGAGGGCGGCAGCGGCATCGGCTACAACTATCTCTCTATCCGTGGTTTCGATCAACGACGAATCTCGGTGATGATTAACGGCATCCCACAAAACGATCCGGAAGACCACAATGTATATTGGATCGATTTCCCGAATTTTTTGGACAATGTTGAAGACATACAAGTTCAGCGCGGTGCCGGCAGCGCTTTTTACGGACCACCGGCTATCGGCGGTTCCGTAAATATCACCACCACACGATTTTCACCGGAACGCAAAATTTCGTTTTATGCCGGATCAGGAAGTTACGATACACAAAAATACTCGCTTGCCTATAACAGCGGTCTCCTGAAAAACCAATACATTCTAAATGCCCGGGTTTCACAGATCAAAACCGACGGTTACCGGAACCAATCCTGGGTAAATTTTAAAAGCTATTTTTTTGGCGCGGCGCGATTTGGCAAGAGATCGACCATGCGGCTGCACGTTTACGGCGGTCCGATTGCAGATCACCTGGTGTTTTTTGGTATTTCAAAAAATGCTGCCAATAATAAAGAATCCCGAAAAGAGAACCCCATTGTTCGTCCCGATGAGATCGAGAATTTCAATCAACCACACGCAGAATTTTTTCATCAATACCAGGTCAACGAAAATCTTACACTCAACAATACGCTTTTCGGCATTCGCGGCTACGGCTTTTTCGATTACGACGGCTCCTGGGCGCCGGCTTCTTATTTTCGCCTGACACCGGAATTTGGCTTTGCCGATAAAGGCGATCCGGAGAACATTTATGTCGATGATCTGTTAATCCGTGCCTATGTAGATAATAAACAGATCGGTTGGCTGCCCAATCTAACCTGGCAGCATAAAAAGGCGACTGTGGTCCTGGGAAGTGAAATCCGCATTCATCGCTCGTTACATTGGGGGCGCATTCAAAAAGGTTCGACCGAATTGCCTCCTGCAGTTTCCGGCGAATTTAGCGGTCATAATTATATAGGCAGCCGGCGCTACTACGAATATAAAGGCGGAAAAGACATATTGTCTCCTTACATTCACAGTGGTTACAAATTTAATGACAAAATCTATGGAAGTTTCGATTTACAGTTTTCTCATCTTCGTTACAAACTTTACGACGAGAATTTTATCGGAACTGAATTTGAGCAAGTCTATAATTTTCTCAATCCAAGGATTGGCTTCAATGTTCATCTCAACAGCAGGACGAACCTATTTGTCAGTTATTCCCGCACCAGCCGGGATCCCCGTTTAAAAAATCTGTACGATGCTGCCGAAGCCAGCACTCCTGCAAGCTGGGGAGCGGTCGTTCCCCGGTTCGAACGCTTTCCGAACGGTGCATTCAATTTTGATGAACCGCTGGTTAAGCCGGAATCGCTGAACGATTTTGAGGTTGGAATGGGTTATCGGAATGAAAATATTTTTGCGGATGTTAACCTGTACTTCATGGATTTTAAAGATGAAATTATCAGTAAAGGTCAACTCGATCGGTTTGGCCAGCCCATTACCGGTAATGCGGAAAGGACGCTTCATTTGGGAATTGAAATGAATGGTGGAATGAATCTGACAGAAAAAATAACAGTCGGCGGAAATATTTCCCTTAGTAATAATGAATTGAAGAAATATACGGTATTTTCCGGCAATGGCTCCCCAACAGTTTTAAATGGCAACCCGATCGCAGGATTCCCCGATTTTCTTGCAAACGCCATGATAAACTATTCAAACAAAGGTTTCAATGCATCGCTAACCCTCAAACATGTGGGCAAGCAGTACCCGGATAATTTCAAGAATGAAGAAAATCCAGTGGATGAATATACCGTT
- a CDS encoding transposase has protein sequence MQQINQKEFKDQEFYIGMDVHKKNWVITLRNNNMELKTFSMDPSPELLYKHLHCNYPGGRYISAYEAGFCGFWIHRSLESLGIKNLVIHAADVATTNKERTNKTDKVDSRKIARELENKSLNSIYIPDELHQQLRSLCRLRGQSVVNQTRVKNRIKGHLHTYGIPHTMSSENAALVR, from the coding sequence ATGCAGCAAATTAATCAAAAGGAATTTAAGGATCAAGAGTTTTATATTGGTATGGATGTGCATAAGAAGAATTGGGTTATCACGCTTCGGAATAACAACATGGAATTAAAGACTTTTAGCATGGATCCATCTCCAGAATTATTGTATAAGCATTTGCACTGCAATTACCCTGGTGGTAGGTACATCAGTGCCTATGAGGCTGGTTTCTGTGGCTTCTGGATTCATCGTAGTCTCGAGAGCCTGGGCATAAAGAATTTGGTTATTCACGCAGCTGATGTAGCCACCACAAACAAAGAGAGGACAAACAAAACCGATAAAGTGGATTCACGCAAGATAGCACGAGAGTTAGAGAACAAATCTCTAAACAGTATTTATATACCTGATGAGCTGCACCAACAACTACGTTCACTCTGTCGATTGCGTGGTCAATCAGTTGTGAATCAGACACGTGTCAAAAACCGTATTAAAGGACATTTACACACCTATGGTATCCCCCATACCATGTCAAGTGAAAATGCCGCATTGGTCAGGTAA